A DNA window from Haloactinospora alba contains the following coding sequences:
- a CDS encoding GTP-binding protein, with the protein MRSNVSEQPVPTPRTPLPNAARDALKLVVVGGFGVGKTTMVGSVSEIRPLSTEETMTQASTGVDDTSGVRSKTATTAAFDFGRITINEYKVLYLFGAPGQERFWFLWNQLFSGSLGAVVMVDTRRVEDSWYSIDRLEHHRMPFVVAVNRFRPGPDLGQVREALSLSEEVPLLECDARRRDSCKNVLITLVHHLADPNQQPDREGTP; encoded by the coding sequence ATGCGCTCCAACGTCTCTGAGCAACCGGTGCCCACTCCCCGGACTCCCCTGCCGAACGCCGCTCGGGACGCGCTGAAACTCGTGGTCGTCGGCGGTTTCGGAGTGGGCAAGACGACCATGGTGGGGTCCGTCAGCGAGATCCGCCCGCTGAGCACCGAAGAGACCATGACCCAGGCGAGCACGGGGGTCGACGACACCAGCGGCGTGCGGAGCAAGACGGCCACCACCGCCGCGTTCGACTTCGGCCGTATCACCATCAACGAGTACAAGGTGCTCTACCTTTTCGGAGCACCCGGTCAGGAACGCTTCTGGTTCCTGTGGAACCAGCTCTTCTCCGGAAGCCTCGGTGCCGTCGTCATGGTGGACACGCGCCGGGTGGAGGACTCCTGGTACTCCATCGACCGGTTGGAGCACCACCGCATGCCGTTCGTGGTGGCCGTCAACCGTTTCCGCCCCGGACCCGACCTCGGTCAGGTGCGTGAGGCGCTCTCCCTCTCGGAGGAGGTGCCCCTGCTCGAGTGCGACGCGCGGAGGCGGGACTCGTGCAAGAACGTCCTCATCACGCTCGTCCACCACCTGGCAGACCCGAACCAGCAGCCGGACCGGGAAGGTACGCCGTGA
- a CDS encoding MFS transporter, whose protein sequence is MDSLSVYRRRWGILAVLVISLLVVVLDNTILNVALRVISDPEQGIGASQGELAWSVNSYTLVFAGLLFTFGIIGDRVGRKRVLLTGLAIFGLGSLAAAYSQEPQHLIWARTVMGLGGAAIMPQTLAIITNVFPSDERGKAIGIWAGAVGLALGIGPPLGGFLLEHFWWGSVFLINVPVTGIGLLLMALLVPESRNEEPGKLDPVGVVLSIIGLVLLVYGIIEAGERSSLAEPDVAGAILAGLAVLAGFLYYESRCEYPALNVRLFRNPRMSVAVVAIMMMFFAMAGVLFFITFYWQSVREFTPLHAGLLVLPIAAAQMIVSPLAPHLVTRFGPKLVGAVGVVLLSLALGYYSTIGLDTPVWTIEVAFFLQGTGVAMVMTPATVSIMSSVPQDQAGAASAVQNTVRQVATALGVAVLGAVLSAVYRSHMAPELAGLPRQVRRDAGESIEATMAVVPRLGERGQELVAPAKDAFLQGMHSAALCSMGIGLLCLVVVLVWMPREAPATAATAPEGEDSGKGSEGDLSEEGR, encoded by the coding sequence GTGGATTCGTTATCGGTGTACCGCAGACGGTGGGGCATACTCGCTGTGCTCGTCATCAGCCTGCTCGTGGTGGTGCTGGACAACACCATCCTCAACGTGGCACTGCGGGTGATATCCGACCCGGAGCAGGGGATCGGCGCCAGCCAGGGAGAACTCGCCTGGTCGGTGAACTCCTACACACTCGTCTTCGCCGGGCTGCTGTTCACCTTCGGGATCATCGGCGACCGCGTCGGTCGCAAACGCGTCCTCCTCACCGGACTGGCCATCTTCGGCCTGGGGTCCCTGGCCGCCGCGTACTCCCAGGAGCCGCAGCACCTCATCTGGGCCCGCACCGTCATGGGACTCGGCGGCGCGGCCATCATGCCCCAGACACTGGCGATCATCACCAACGTCTTCCCGTCCGACGAACGGGGCAAGGCCATCGGTATCTGGGCCGGTGCCGTGGGACTGGCCCTGGGGATCGGTCCGCCGCTGGGCGGTTTCCTGCTGGAACACTTCTGGTGGGGGTCGGTCTTCCTCATCAACGTCCCGGTCACCGGAATCGGCCTGCTCTTGATGGCGCTGCTGGTCCCCGAGTCGCGCAACGAGGAGCCCGGGAAACTGGATCCGGTCGGGGTGGTCCTGTCCATCATCGGCCTCGTCCTGCTGGTGTACGGCATCATCGAGGCCGGTGAACGCAGTTCGCTGGCCGAACCGGACGTCGCCGGCGCCATCCTCGCCGGTCTGGCGGTACTGGCCGGGTTCCTCTACTACGAGTCGCGCTGCGAGTACCCGGCGCTCAACGTGCGCCTGTTCCGCAACCCCCGGATGTCCGTGGCGGTCGTCGCCATCATGATGATGTTCTTCGCCATGGCCGGGGTCCTGTTCTTCATCACCTTCTACTGGCAGAGCGTGCGCGAGTTCACCCCGCTGCACGCCGGGCTGCTGGTGCTTCCCATCGCGGCCGCGCAGATGATCGTCTCCCCCCTGGCGCCCCATCTCGTCACCAGGTTCGGTCCCAAGCTCGTCGGTGCCGTCGGCGTGGTGCTGCTGTCCCTGGCGCTGGGCTACTACTCCACGATCGGCCTCGACACCCCGGTATGGACGATCGAGGTGGCGTTCTTCCTGCAGGGGACCGGAGTCGCGATGGTGATGACCCCGGCCACCGTCTCCATCATGTCCTCGGTCCCGCAGGACCAGGCCGGAGCCGCGTCCGCGGTGCAGAACACCGTCCGGCAGGTGGCCACGGCCCTGGGAGTGGCCGTTCTCGGCGCGGTGCTCTCCGCCGTCTACCGTTCGCACATGGCACCCGAGCTCGCGGGACTGCCCCGCCAGGTGCGCCGGGACGCCGGTGAGTCCATCGAGGCGACCATGGCGGTCGTGCCGCGGCTGGGTGAGCGCGGGCAGGAGCTGGTGGCTCCGGCCAAGGACGCGTTCCTGCAGGGTATGCATTCCGCCGCGTTGTGCTCGATGGGTATCGGGCTGCTCTGCCTCGTGGTCGTACTCGTCTGGATGCCGCGCGAGGCCCCCGCCACGGCCGCCACCGCGCCGGAGGGCGAGGACTCCGGGAAAGGCTCCGAAGGCGACCTCTCGGAGGAGGGGAGGTGA
- a CDS encoding roadblock/LC7 domain-containing protein: MSTTDRSLDWLLENLLEKTPGMQHALVLSRDGLKLCFTPGLDEDKADQLSAIAAGIQSLSLSASAEFGDSIGPGQAMVEFGGGLLLIVQAGDGAHLAALTEEDADVGIVGHNMNELVEQIGWHLTAPPRLSEREVRTP; the protein is encoded by the coding sequence ATGAGTACCACGGATCGCAGCCTTGATTGGCTACTTGAGAACCTCCTGGAGAAAACGCCCGGTATGCAGCACGCCCTCGTACTGTCGCGGGACGGCCTCAAACTGTGCTTCACCCCGGGGCTGGACGAGGACAAGGCCGACCAGTTGTCGGCGATAGCGGCCGGTATCCAGAGCCTGTCGCTGAGCGCCTCAGCCGAGTTCGGCGACAGCATCGGCCCCGGGCAGGCGATGGTGGAGTTCGGCGGTGGGCTCCTGCTGATCGTGCAGGCGGGCGACGGAGCGCACCTGGCCGCGCTCACCGAGGAGGACGCCGACGTCGGCATCGTCGGCCACAACATGAACGAGCTGGTGGAACAGATCGGCTGGCACCTCACGGCACCACCCCGCCTCTCCGAGCGCGAAGTCCGAACGCCATGA
- a CDS encoding cytochrome P450, with amino-acid sequence MATAHDIPDILSEEFTANPYAAYRAMRQDAPLIWHEGTQSYIISRYEDVRRAFKESAFTTANYDWQLEPVHGRTILQLDGREHAVRRALVAPAFRGSELQDKFLPVIERNSRELIDGFRDAGSVELVSQFATRFPINVIVDMLGLDTSDHDRFHRWYTSIIAFLGNLSQDPGIIEDGMRTREELASYMLPVIQRRREHPGGDLLSNLCQAEIDGTSMSDEEIKAFCSLLLAAGGETTDKAIASMFANLAQHPEQLAALRHDRELIPKAFVETLRYTPPVHMIMRQPGSDVTLSGGTVPAGSTVICLIGAANRDERQYSDPDTFDIFREETDTTRSFTAAADHVAFALGRHFCVGALLAETEVRVATNDLLDAMDDIRPADGAVPTEQGVFTRGPATVPLRFTPRARSTPR; translated from the coding sequence ATGGCGACGGCTCATGATATTCCGGACATCCTTTCCGAGGAGTTCACCGCCAACCCCTACGCGGCGTACCGGGCCATGCGGCAGGACGCCCCACTGATCTGGCACGAGGGAACACAGAGCTACATCATTTCGCGGTACGAGGACGTGCGCCGCGCGTTCAAGGAGTCAGCGTTCACGACCGCCAACTACGACTGGCAGCTGGAACCGGTGCACGGCCGCACGATCCTGCAGCTGGACGGGCGGGAGCACGCGGTGCGCCGCGCCCTGGTGGCGCCCGCGTTCCGCGGGAGCGAACTGCAGGACAAGTTCCTGCCGGTGATCGAGCGCAACAGTCGGGAACTCATCGACGGGTTCCGCGACGCCGGCAGCGTGGAGCTCGTGTCGCAGTTCGCGACGCGCTTTCCCATCAACGTCATCGTCGACATGCTCGGCCTGGACACGTCGGACCACGACCGGTTCCACCGCTGGTACACTTCGATCATCGCGTTCCTCGGGAACCTCTCGCAGGACCCCGGAATCATCGAGGACGGCATGCGCACCCGGGAGGAACTCGCCTCCTACATGCTCCCCGTCATCCAGCGCCGGCGGGAACACCCGGGCGGTGACCTGCTCTCCAACCTGTGCCAGGCGGAGATCGACGGCACGTCGATGAGCGACGAGGAGATCAAGGCGTTCTGCAGTCTGCTGCTCGCCGCGGGCGGGGAGACCACGGACAAGGCCATCGCGAGCATGTTCGCGAACCTCGCGCAGCACCCGGAACAGCTGGCCGCGCTGCGCCACGACCGCGAGCTCATCCCGAAGGCGTTCGTGGAAACCCTGCGCTACACGCCACCCGTCCACATGATCATGCGCCAACCGGGCTCCGACGTCACCCTCAGCGGTGGCACGGTCCCCGCGGGCAGTACCGTCATCTGCCTCATCGGTGCCGCCAACCGTGACGAGCGGCAGTACTCCGACCCGGACACGTTCGACATCTTCCGGGAGGAGACGGACACCACGCGTTCGTTCACCGCAGCCGCCGACCACGTGGCGTTCGCTCTCGGACGCCACTTCTGCGTCGGTGCCCTGCTCGCCGAGACGGAGGTGCGGGTGGCGACGAACGACCTGCTGGACGCCATGGACGACATCCGTCCCGCGGACGGCGCCGTCCCCACAGAACAGGGGGTGTTCACCCGCGGTCCCGCCACCGTGCCCCTCCGGTTCACCCCGCGGGCGCGTAGCACCCCGAGGTGA
- a CDS encoding DUF742 domain-containing protein, which yields MNRRSIDNERPDRLYAVTSGRSRTEEELDTVTLIVSECAPTAGMQSEHVRILHLCQRPVAVVELSAELELPVTAVRILLRDLMDTGRVTARHPSSAPTQAHSPDSDTLKQVLHALQRL from the coding sequence ATGAACCGACGCTCCATCGACAACGAGAGACCGGACCGCCTCTACGCCGTGACCAGTGGACGCAGCCGCACGGAGGAGGAGCTTGACACGGTCACGCTCATCGTCAGCGAGTGCGCTCCCACAGCCGGCATGCAGTCGGAACACGTCAGGATCCTGCACCTGTGCCAGCGCCCTGTGGCGGTGGTGGAGCTCTCCGCCGAACTCGAGCTGCCCGTGACAGCGGTGCGTATCCTGCTTCGCGATCTCATGGACACCGGCCGGGTCACCGCCCGCCACCCCTCATCGGCGCCCACGCAGGCACACTCTCCCGACTCCGACACCCTGAAACAGGTGCTGCATGCGCTCCAACGTCTCTGA
- a CDS encoding cytochrome P450, whose amino-acid sequence MTHTPSTPDPAVPPQGTSSPLLARYPDHRNAVRFYGPDITGDPAALYRDLRKRFDSVAPILLDGDIPAWFVLGYRELHHVTSNPQLFARDCRRWNVWDHIPDDWPLMPYVGWTPSVMFAEGTEHQRRAGALGDALDDTDRTELREICEQVADGIVDTFVGDGRADLVSQYAHQIPAGVIARLYGLPESEIPALVDDILDSLDVHEDAAKAHQRVHDRMRELVTARSAQRGEDVPSKLLDHPAGLSVDEIVIDLLVVMAAAQAPTGNWIGNALRLMLLDDDFSVTLQGGRSSPGQALNEVLWKNTPTQNFIGRWAVQACEVGGWQVRRGDLLVLGLSAANTDPRVDPEASEDFGVNRAHMSFGNGEHGCPFPAPELAEIIARTAIEVLLDRLPDLELAVPSRELHWRPSVWMRGLFSLPVVFTPTVPELRQG is encoded by the coding sequence GTGACGCACACTCCCAGCACTCCCGACCCCGCCGTACCGCCCCAGGGCACGTCATCGCCGCTCCTGGCGCGGTACCCCGACCACAGGAACGCCGTACGATTCTACGGCCCGGACATCACCGGCGACCCCGCCGCCCTGTACCGGGACCTGCGCAAACGCTTCGACTCGGTCGCGCCGATCCTGCTCGACGGCGACATACCCGCCTGGTTCGTCCTGGGATACCGGGAGCTGCACCATGTCACCAGCAATCCGCAACTGTTCGCCCGCGACTGCCGCCGGTGGAACGTCTGGGACCACATCCCCGACGACTGGCCGCTCATGCCCTACGTGGGATGGACGCCCTCGGTGATGTTCGCGGAGGGGACCGAGCACCAGCGCCGTGCCGGAGCCCTGGGGGACGCGCTCGACGACACGGACCGCACCGAGCTGCGGGAGATATGCGAACAGGTCGCGGACGGGATCGTCGACACCTTCGTGGGAGACGGGCGCGCGGACCTGGTCTCCCAGTACGCGCACCAGATACCGGCCGGGGTCATCGCCCGCCTGTACGGGTTGCCCGAGTCCGAGATCCCCGCGCTGGTCGACGACATCCTCGACTCGCTCGACGTCCACGAGGACGCTGCCAAAGCGCACCAGCGCGTGCACGACAGGATGCGCGAGCTCGTCACGGCGCGGAGCGCGCAGCGCGGGGAGGACGTGCCGTCGAAGCTGCTGGACCATCCCGCCGGCCTCAGCGTCGACGAGATCGTCATCGACCTGCTCGTGGTGATGGCCGCCGCCCAGGCGCCCACCGGCAACTGGATCGGCAACGCCCTGCGGCTGATGCTCCTGGACGACGACTTCTCGGTGACGCTGCAGGGCGGACGCAGCAGTCCCGGACAGGCGCTGAACGAGGTGCTGTGGAAGAACACGCCGACCCAGAACTTCATCGGCCGTTGGGCCGTACAGGCCTGTGAGGTGGGCGGTTGGCAGGTGAGACGGGGGGATCTGCTGGTTCTCGGCCTCTCCGCGGCCAACACCGACCCGCGGGTCGATCCCGAGGCCTCGGAGGACTTCGGGGTCAACCGGGCCCACATGTCCTTCGGGAACGGAGAGCACGGCTGCCCGTTCCCCGCACCGGAGCTCGCCGAAATCATCGCCCGCACAGCGATCGAGGTGCTGCTGGACCGGCTGCCCGACCTCGAGCTCGCGGTCCCCTCCCGGGAACTCCACTGGCGGCCCTCGGTATGGATGCGTGGCCTGTTCTCGCTGCCGGTGGTGTTCACGCCGACGGTTCCCGAGCTGCGGCAGGGGTGA